A window of Shewanella mesophila contains these coding sequences:
- the ribF gene encoding bifunctional riboflavin kinase/FAD synthetase — MELIRGIHNILPRHRGCVLTIGNFDGVHRGHAEVIAALVKKAQQHGVPATLMTFEPQPQELFMGDNAPARLSLLRDKIVLLGELGIERLLCVNFNRKFASMPAEDFIEQLLVKQLGVKYLVVGDDFCFGKQRSGNFKVLKEAGEKFGFAVVSTQSFLLADKRVSSTEIRSQLAKGNLEQARRLLGHPFTLCGKVAHGEKIGRTIGFPTANIALKRKVSPVRGVFAVRLYWDGSDIYDGVANVGFRPTVNGQNCQLEVHLFDFDGDLYGKTVEVELVAKIRDEQPFKSLDALKQQIKNDADRALALLGFDAG; from the coding sequence ATGGAACTGATCCGCGGTATACATAATATTTTACCTAGGCACAGAGGCTGTGTGTTAACTATTGGTAACTTCGATGGAGTACATCGAGGTCATGCTGAGGTGATTGCTGCGCTTGTAAAAAAAGCCCAGCAACATGGCGTACCAGCCACTCTGATGACTTTTGAGCCTCAGCCTCAAGAGCTGTTTATGGGGGATAACGCACCTGCGCGACTTAGCCTATTACGTGACAAGATTGTATTGCTAGGAGAGTTAGGCATAGAGCGTTTACTCTGCGTTAATTTCAATCGCAAGTTTGCGAGTATGCCTGCTGAAGACTTTATTGAGCAGTTACTGGTCAAGCAATTAGGGGTTAAGTATCTGGTTGTCGGCGACGATTTCTGTTTTGGTAAACAGCGTAGTGGCAATTTTAAGGTGCTTAAAGAGGCGGGTGAGAAGTTTGGTTTTGCGGTTGTGAGCACTCAGAGCTTTCTTTTGGCCGACAAAAGAGTGAGTTCGACTGAGATTCGTTCGCAACTTGCTAAAGGTAATTTAGAGCAAGCTCGTCGACTCTTGGGACATCCTTTTACCTTATGCGGTAAGGTGGCTCATGGCGAAAAAATTGGGCGGACAATCGGATTTCCAACGGCCAATATTGCGCTAAAGCGCAAAGTATCTCCTGTTAGAGGGGTCTTTGCGGTGAGACTTTATTGGGATGGTAGTGATATTTATGACGGTGTGGCTAATGTTGGTTTTAGGCCTACGGTCAATGGTCAAAATTGTCAATTAGAAGTGCACTTGTTTGATTTTGATGGCGACCTTTACGGTAAAACTGTCGAAGTTGAGCTGGTGGCAAAAATTAGAGATGAACAGCCATTTAAATCTTTAGATGCGCTGAAGCAACAAATTAAAAATGATGCTGACAGAGCACTGGCTCTGCTTGGCTTTGATGCAGGCTGA
- the murJ gene encoding murein biosynthesis integral membrane protein MurJ, translated as MSRKLFKSGMIVSAMTLISRVLGLVRDVVIANLMGAGSSADVFFFANKIPNFLRRLFAEGAFAQAFVPVLTEYQEKNSDEEVRELLSKVAGTLGGLVTIVTLIGVIGSPVLTALFGGGWFLAWLNDEPNGEKFELASLMLKITFPYLWFITFTALAGSILNTRGRFAVSGFTPVFLNVAIIAAAIYLAPTLDQPEIGLAWGVFAGGVIQFLFQLPFLFREKALVKPSWGWHHPGVVKIRTLMIPALFGVSVSQINLLLDTFIASFLVTGSISWLYYSDRLLEFPLGLFGIAIATVILPALSRNHVNAESPGFSKTMDWGVKAILLMGLPAMCGLIVLAKPMLMVLFMRGAFTLDDVDMASYSLMAYGSGLLSFMLIKVLAPGYYSRQDTKTPVRYGIIAMVSNMVFNLILVFPFGYIGLAIATSMSALLNASLLYRGLHKAGVYQIRKQTLLFFVKSALASILMVVALYQFLPAIDEWLVFSFSQRIIQLLELICGGAAVYLLSMLLLGIRPWRMKAGF; from the coding sequence TTGAGCAGAAAACTTTTTAAGTCAGGAATGATTGTCAGTGCTATGACATTGATTTCACGTGTATTAGGCCTTGTTCGTGATGTGGTTATTGCTAATTTGATGGGGGCAGGCAGTAGTGCCGATGTCTTTTTCTTCGCAAACAAAATCCCCAATTTTTTAAGGCGACTCTTTGCCGAAGGCGCATTTGCTCAAGCATTTGTTCCCGTTCTCACTGAATATCAAGAGAAGAACAGCGATGAGGAGGTGCGTGAATTGCTCTCTAAAGTCGCGGGTACATTGGGCGGCTTGGTAACCATTGTGACGCTGATCGGCGTTATAGGATCTCCTGTGTTGACAGCGTTGTTTGGCGGAGGTTGGTTCTTAGCATGGTTAAATGACGAACCTAATGGCGAGAAGTTTGAGTTGGCGTCTTTGATGTTAAAAATCACGTTTCCTTATCTGTGGTTTATTACCTTTACTGCTTTGGCTGGATCAATTCTTAATACCAGAGGACGTTTTGCGGTATCTGGTTTTACACCTGTTTTCTTAAATGTTGCCATTATTGCTGCAGCAATCTACCTCGCGCCCACATTGGATCAGCCTGAAATCGGTCTTGCATGGGGAGTCTTTGCTGGTGGTGTTATCCAATTTCTATTTCAACTGCCCTTTTTGTTTCGAGAGAAAGCGCTGGTTAAGCCATCATGGGGATGGCACCATCCCGGGGTAGTTAAGATCAGAACCTTAATGATCCCCGCTTTGTTTGGTGTGTCGGTATCACAGATTAACTTGTTGTTAGATACCTTTATTGCAAGTTTTTTAGTTACAGGCTCGATAAGTTGGCTCTATTATTCGGATCGATTATTAGAATTCCCCTTAGGACTGTTTGGCATCGCCATCGCCACCGTCATTTTGCCTGCGTTATCGAGAAATCATGTTAATGCCGAAAGCCCAGGTTTTTCTAAAACCATGGATTGGGGGGTTAAGGCTATTTTGTTAATGGGGTTGCCTGCGATGTGTGGCCTTATTGTATTGGCAAAGCCCATGTTAATGGTGCTGTTTATGAGAGGGGCTTTTACTCTTGATGACGTTGACATGGCTTCCTACAGTTTAATGGCCTATGGCAGTGGATTATTAAGCTTTATGTTAATTAAGGTTTTGGCTCCAGGGTACTATTCACGGCAAGACACTAAGACACCTGTGCGATATGGCATCATCGCAATGGTGAGTAATATGGTATTTAACCTTATTTTAGTTTTCCCTTTTGGGTATATTGGTTTGGCTATTGCGACCTCTATGTCGGCGCTGCTTAACGCTTCATTACTCTATCGAGGATTGCATAAGGCGGGGGTATATCAGATTCGTAAACAGACCTTACTGTTTTTCGTTAAATCAGCATTGGCGTCGATATTAATGGTAGTTGCCCTATATCAATTTCTTCCAGCGATAGATGAGTGGCTCGTTTTTTCGTTCTCGCAGCGGATAATTCAGTTACTTGAGTTGATTTGCGGCGGTGCTGCAGTCTATTTATTGAGTATGTTATTGTTAGGAATTCGTCCTTGGAGGATGAAAGCTGGCTTTTGA
- the rpsT gene encoding 30S ribosomal protein S20 translates to MANSKSAKKRALQSEKRRQHNASRRSMLRSYVKKVIAAIHAGDHKAATEAFNVAQPIVDRMATKGLIHKNKAARQKSRLNTRIKALTA, encoded by the coding sequence TTGGCTAATAGCAAGTCTGCAAAGAAGCGCGCGCTTCAATCTGAAAAACGTCGTCAGCATAACGCTAGCCGTCGTTCAATGTTACGTTCATACGTTAAAAAAGTTATCGCTGCTATCCACGCTGGCGATCACAAAGCGGCGACTGAAGCATTTAATGTTGCACAACCAATTGTTGACCGTATGGCGACTAAAGGCCTTATTCACAAGAATAAAGCTGCTCGTCAAAAGTCTCGCTTGAATACCAGAATCAAAGCACTAACTGCTTAA
- a CDS encoding ArsR/SmtB family transcription factor produces MNIELMQQRADNAVVLLKALANERRLFILCYLLSEGEMCVGEMNKKLGLSQSALSQHLAWLRKDNLVETRKEAQTVFYSLKSKEVSEIIKLLNTIYCH; encoded by the coding sequence ATGAATATAGAATTGATGCAGCAACGAGCGGACAATGCTGTTGTATTGCTAAAGGCGCTAGCGAATGAACGTCGTTTATTTATCTTATGTTATCTTCTAAGCGAAGGTGAGATGTGTGTCGGTGAGATGAATAAGAAGTTAGGCTTAAGTCAATCTGCGCTGTCGCAACACTTAGCTTGGCTGCGTAAAGATAATTTAGTTGAAACGCGAAAAGAGGCTCAAACAGTATTTTATTCTTTAAAGAGTAAAGAAGTATCTGAGATTATTAAGCTTTTAAATACTATTTATTGTCATTAG
- a CDS encoding M28 family peptidase, whose protein sequence is MKSSAVILLSSLFIAGLIGCQQAPTTNINQSVSLQLQQQALNSTLSYDIVESLTVEVGPRLAGSAQDLVAVKWAEDKLNSLGFDKVYKEPVKVPVWHRGAAKAAITSPYPQPIVITALGGSVATPKEGLTAPLVRFSSLEELEAASVDQVKGKIVFIDHITPRFKTGKGYGLTVGGRSKGAVAAAKKDAIAIVIRSIGTDHDRMAHTGMMRYQDGVAKIPAAAMSNPDADLITLMLKRDPNVVMKLQLEADNIGYATSYNVIGEVIGSSKPDEIVLIGAHLDSWDEGTGAIDDGAGVAIVTTAGHLISQLPTKPARTVRVVLYAAEEIGLVGGKSYAKAHQDELDKHYIAAESDFGAGRIYQIDFNVAQEAFETLQKHAEPMQANGVALGNNTASGGPDVSMLPSYGVPVASLRQDGTDYFDYHHTPNDTLDKIDPVALAQNAAAYAQFAYLMAQSEIELRPLTEQK, encoded by the coding sequence ATGAAAAGCTCAGCTGTTATCCTGCTCAGTAGCCTGTTTATTGCAGGACTTATTGGTTGCCAACAAGCACCAACAACAAACATAAATCAAAGTGTTAGTCTGCAACTGCAACAACAAGCATTAAATTCGACATTAAGTTACGATATTGTCGAGTCACTTACCGTCGAAGTCGGTCCTAGACTTGCCGGCAGCGCTCAAGATTTAGTCGCGGTAAAATGGGCCGAAGACAAACTTAACTCCTTGGGTTTTGACAAAGTATATAAAGAACCGGTAAAGGTTCCCGTATGGCACAGAGGAGCGGCCAAAGCTGCAATTACAAGCCCTTATCCCCAACCTATCGTTATTACCGCTTTAGGCGGCAGTGTGGCCACGCCAAAAGAAGGATTAACTGCGCCTTTAGTGAGGTTTTCTTCACTTGAAGAGTTAGAAGCGGCATCAGTCGATCAGGTCAAAGGCAAAATCGTTTTCATCGATCACATAACGCCTCGTTTTAAAACGGGCAAAGGCTATGGACTAACCGTAGGTGGACGCTCTAAAGGTGCTGTTGCTGCCGCAAAAAAAGACGCTATCGCTATCGTTATTCGTTCTATTGGAACCGATCACGACCGTATGGCACATACTGGTATGATGCGTTATCAAGATGGTGTCGCTAAGATCCCAGCGGCGGCCATGTCAAATCCAGATGCTGATTTGATAACCTTAATGCTAAAGCGTGATCCTAATGTTGTAATGAAATTACAACTTGAAGCCGACAACATAGGTTATGCCACCTCTTATAATGTGATCGGTGAAGTCATTGGCAGCAGCAAACCTGATGAAATTGTGCTTATTGGTGCGCATTTAGATTCCTGGGACGAAGGCACTGGTGCAATTGATGATGGTGCAGGAGTGGCGATTGTGACAACGGCTGGCCATCTAATCTCTCAATTACCAACAAAACCTGCACGTACTGTTAGAGTCGTGCTCTACGCTGCAGAAGAGATAGGTTTAGTGGGAGGGAAAAGCTATGCTAAGGCACACCAAGACGAGTTAGATAAACATTATATTGCAGCTGAGTCTGACTTCGGTGCAGGCCGGATCTACCAAATTGATTTTAATGTAGCCCAAGAGGCATTTGAAACCTTGCAAAAACACGCTGAGCCGATGCAAGCCAATGGTGTCGCGCTAGGCAATAACACCGCTTCAGGAGGACCAGATGTATCAATGCTGCCCTCATATGGCGTTCCTGTAGCATCTTTAAGGCAAGATGGTACTGACTATTTCGATTATCACCATACGCCTAACGATACTTTAGATAAAATCGATCCCGTTGCATTAGCACAAAATGCAGCTGCGTACGCACAATTTGCTTATCTAATGGCACAGTCAGAGATCGAGTTAAGACCTTTAACTGAACAAAAATAG
- the yaaA gene encoding peroxide stress protein YaaA: MLILVSPAKTLDYETPAKTTEYTLPDLLEHSKELIQECRKLTPADIASLMKVSDKIAGLNAARFTSWTADFNADNAKQAVFAFRGDVYTGLDADSLSEASLRRAQKQLRILSGLYGLLRPLDLMQAYRLEMGTRLANARGSNLYQFWGDIVTDQVNKALAEQGDDIIVNLASNEYFKAVKPKKLNGQLITPIFKDKKNGQYKVISFFAKKARGMMVRYLVDNEVNDYDGLIKFNLAGYYYSEAESSMHEPVFLREEL; encoded by the coding sequence ATGCTTATTTTAGTGTCTCCAGCGAAAACGTTGGACTATGAAACCCCCGCCAAAACGACAGAATATACTCTGCCAGATTTGTTGGAACACAGTAAAGAGCTGATTCAAGAGTGCAGAAAGTTGACTCCCGCAGATATAGCATCATTAATGAAAGTCAGTGATAAAATAGCAGGTCTTAATGCCGCGCGTTTTACCTCTTGGACTGCTGATTTTAATGCTGATAATGCCAAGCAAGCCGTATTTGCGTTTAGAGGTGATGTCTATACGGGACTCGATGCGGACAGTTTATCTGAAGCGAGTTTACGCCGGGCGCAAAAACAGCTAAGGATCTTATCGGGTCTGTATGGTTTATTGCGTCCACTCGATTTGATGCAAGCCTACCGTCTGGAGATGGGCACTCGTCTTGCTAATGCTCGTGGCAGCAACCTTTATCAATTTTGGGGAGATATTGTTACAGATCAGGTTAATAAGGCCTTGGCGGAGCAGGGGGATGATATTATCGTTAACCTAGCATCTAATGAGTACTTCAAGGCTGTAAAACCTAAAAAGCTAAATGGACAATTGATCACGCCTATTTTTAAAGATAAGAAAAACGGTCAATATAAGGTCATTAGCTTCTTTGCTAAGAAGGCGAGAGGGATGATGGTTCGCTATCTAGTTGACAATGAAGTTAATGATTATGATGGGCTGATTAAGTTTAATCTTGCTGGTTACTATTATAGTGAGGCAGAGTCCTCGATGCACGAGCCTGTATTTTTACGAGAAGAGCTGTAA
- a CDS encoding alanine/glycine:cation symporter family protein translates to MFESILNSVEAAINAINGILWGSVLIYVLVAAGVLFTLRLGFIQLRMFGHGAKLVIKGREKTNGISSFQVFCTSMAARVGTGNMAGVAVAITVGGAGAIFWMWLIALLGMATAFIESTLAQVYKVKDSDGQYRGGPAYYMERGLGKRWMGTLFSVLLIIAFGFSFNAAQANTMTDALNNAFGFDKTLVGVIIVVAAAYIITGGLKKVAKASELIVPVMAVAYLAIAMVVLVMNLEQVPAAIEYIVKSAFGWEEAAGGAMGAMMAGIARGLFSNEAGMGSAANIAASASPNPNHPASQGFVQMIGVFVDTIVICSASAAIILLSGVLDNPGGQKGIGLLQLALTNELGGWAAYFVAFAIILFCFSSIIANYSYAESNVMFLTKSKRILYVFRGLVLAMVMAGSVASLQLVWNFADVSMGLMALVNIAAIVMLSKVAFAVIKDYEKQIKAGVTPTFHAAEFPEINGLDDGIWRGKPSAVVLTKEQNKTEALPEV, encoded by the coding sequence ATGTTTGAATCTATATTAAATTCAGTCGAAGCGGCTATAAATGCGATAAACGGCATATTATGGGGTAGTGTGTTGATATACGTACTGGTCGCTGCTGGCGTTTTATTTACCCTGCGCTTAGGTTTCATCCAGTTAAGAATGTTTGGACATGGTGCGAAATTAGTTATCAAGGGAAGAGAGAAAACGAATGGGATCTCATCTTTCCAGGTTTTTTGTACCTCTATGGCTGCCCGAGTCGGCACGGGTAATATGGCTGGTGTTGCCGTTGCAATTACAGTCGGTGGTGCTGGTGCGATTTTTTGGATGTGGCTTATCGCGTTATTAGGGATGGCGACAGCGTTTATTGAGTCAACATTGGCGCAAGTTTATAAGGTTAAAGATAGTGACGGACAGTATCGTGGTGGTCCTGCCTATTACATGGAAAGAGGCCTTGGTAAACGCTGGATGGGGACGCTGTTCTCGGTATTACTCATCATTGCATTTGGCTTTTCGTTTAATGCGGCGCAAGCGAATACCATGACGGACGCTTTGAATAATGCCTTCGGTTTTGATAAGACCCTCGTTGGCGTCATTATTGTTGTGGCTGCAGCTTATATTATTACTGGTGGTTTGAAAAAGGTTGCTAAGGCTTCAGAGCTAATCGTGCCAGTTATGGCAGTCGCTTATTTAGCGATAGCAATGGTCGTTTTAGTCATGAACCTAGAGCAAGTTCCTGCCGCTATTGAATATATAGTCAAGAGTGCATTTGGTTGGGAAGAGGCCGCTGGTGGCGCCATGGGGGCCATGATGGCTGGTATTGCTCGCGGTCTATTTTCTAACGAAGCAGGAATGGGCAGCGCAGCCAATATTGCAGCATCGGCATCGCCAAATCCTAACCATCCAGCATCTCAAGGTTTCGTGCAGATGATAGGTGTGTTTGTTGACACTATCGTTATTTGCTCGGCATCGGCGGCAATTATCTTATTATCCGGTGTGCTTGATAATCCCGGAGGACAAAAAGGGATTGGATTATTGCAGCTAGCATTGACCAATGAGTTAGGTGGATGGGCTGCTTATTTTGTCGCATTCGCTATTATTCTATTTTGCTTTTCTTCGATCATTGCTAACTATAGCTATGCTGAAAGCAATGTGATGTTTTTAACTAAGAGTAAAAGAATATTATATGTTTTCAGAGGCCTAGTGCTTGCCATGGTTATGGCTGGCTCTGTTGCATCGTTACAATTAGTTTGGAACTTTGCCGACGTATCTATGGGGTTGATGGCCTTAGTTAATATCGCGGCGATTGTTATGTTATCTAAAGTTGCATTTGCTGTTATCAAAGACTACGAAAAACAGATTAAAGCTGGTGTTACGCCTACCTTCCATGCCGCGGAATTCCCAGAGATTAATGGGCTAGACGATGGTATTTGGCGAGGTAAACCGAGTGCAGTCGTGTTAACTAAAGAGCAAAATAAAACAGAAGCCTTACCTGAAGTTTAA
- a CDS encoding phosphoketolase family protein → MSQQEISALKKFVRATNFLATSQIYLKQNVLHKRPLEHSDIKPRLLGHWGTCPGINFVYANVNRLIAKHNRSFVYLVGPGHGFPAVQANLFMEGSLSHYYPETIPYNETGIEDICKKFSAAYGYPSHANPEAPGQILEGGELGYSLSVAWGAVLDNPDLIAACLIGDGESETGPLAASWYANRLVSPKNNGAVLPIVHINGYKISGPTRMGRMSHEELDLEFRGLGYHPIIVDDELEEDVYVQMTAAMDKSYEMINDIQTRARSGEDVVKPRWPVILLRTAKGWTGTSEFGGKKLEGNCESHQVIVNKCATDKGHLDALEAWLASYKFDELYSVNDKGELIFDKDIQSLIPPKELTCGRQKLSYGGEIVRALAQPDLEKLAYGAETPRGQRGLSMYKMGEWMRDAMKLNRDQRNLRIFCPDETYSNQLQAVFEETDRAWQWPIESWDEDMSRDGRVIELLSENLLFGMLHGYTVTGRHAMFPTYEAFSQVVSSMADQYCKYVYASQGVHFRKPVPACNVVLSSLLERQDHNGYSHQNPSFLGAMLEKHPKIISAYLPADGNSTLVYTERAYQDRDKLNILVAGKKELPQWLTLAEARQQAKDGVMVWDFASDENPDVVLVGCGDYVTQEAMASLVLIRELLPKVRIRFVSVTELTSSGLGSLEFQSKPWLMDEVFTADKGVVFNYHGYPNTIKKLVFDYKGSHRFRIKGYEEEGSTTTPFDMGVRNGTSRYHLVIDMAYKLFQQGVIDETQHVGITTDMLQRLVDHRNYIKANGVDPSNIENWVWTR, encoded by the coding sequence ATGTCACAACAAGAGATCAGTGCACTTAAGAAATTTGTTAGAGCGACCAACTTTCTCGCCACCTCGCAAATTTACTTAAAACAAAACGTACTACACAAACGTCCTTTAGAGCACAGCGATATCAAACCTAGATTGCTAGGGCACTGGGGCACATGCCCTGGTATTAACTTCGTCTATGCTAACGTTAACCGTCTCATCGCCAAGCATAACCGATCTTTCGTATATTTAGTCGGTCCAGGCCATGGATTTCCTGCGGTACAAGCTAACCTTTTCATGGAAGGTTCATTAAGCCACTACTACCCAGAGACCATTCCATACAATGAGACAGGCATTGAAGATATCTGTAAGAAATTTTCAGCTGCGTATGGTTACCCATCACATGCCAACCCGGAAGCGCCTGGACAAATTCTAGAAGGTGGTGAATTAGGCTACTCTCTTTCAGTTGCATGGGGTGCCGTACTCGATAATCCAGATCTGATCGCTGCTTGTCTTATTGGTGATGGTGAGTCAGAAACGGGTCCATTGGCAGCATCTTGGTACGCCAACCGCCTAGTTTCTCCAAAAAATAACGGCGCAGTATTACCGATCGTTCATATCAATGGTTACAAAATCTCTGGCCCTACACGTATGGGACGTATGAGTCATGAAGAGCTAGACCTTGAATTTAGAGGCTTAGGCTACCACCCAATTATCGTTGATGATGAGCTAGAAGAAGACGTATACGTTCAAATGACTGCCGCAATGGATAAGTCATATGAAATGATCAACGACATTCAAACTCGTGCCCGTTCAGGCGAAGATGTAGTTAAACCTCGCTGGCCAGTTATCCTGTTACGCACAGCAAAAGGCTGGACTGGTACATCAGAATTTGGCGGTAAGAAACTTGAAGGTAACTGTGAATCACACCAAGTTATCGTCAACAAGTGCGCCACAGATAAAGGTCACCTAGATGCATTAGAAGCTTGGTTAGCAAGCTATAAATTTGATGAGCTATACAGCGTCAATGACAAAGGTGAGTTAATTTTTGATAAAGATATCCAGTCTTTAATACCGCCAAAAGAGCTGACTTGCGGACGTCAAAAGCTAAGTTATGGTGGCGAAATCGTTCGTGCATTAGCGCAACCAGATCTAGAAAAACTCGCTTACGGAGCTGAAACACCTCGCGGTCAACGCGGTCTATCCATGTACAAAATGGGCGAATGGATGCGTGATGCGATGAAACTCAACCGAGATCAACGTAACCTACGTATCTTCTGCCCTGACGAAACTTATTCAAATCAGCTTCAGGCCGTATTTGAAGAGACAGATCGCGCTTGGCAGTGGCCGATAGAAAGTTGGGACGAAGATATGTCTCGCGACGGTCGCGTTATTGAACTGCTTTCTGAAAACTTACTTTTTGGTATGCTTCACGGCTACACAGTAACAGGTCGTCACGCTATGTTCCCAACTTATGAGGCATTCTCACAAGTTGTATCTTCTATGGCTGACCAATACTGTAAGTATGTATACGCTAGCCAAGGTGTACACTTCCGTAAGCCTGTTCCAGCATGTAACGTTGTATTGTCTTCGCTACTTGAGCGTCAAGACCATAACGGTTACTCGCATCAGAACCCATCATTCTTAGGCGCTATGTTAGAGAAGCATCCAAAAATCATCTCTGCTTATCTACCTGCCGATGGTAACAGTACACTGGTTTATACCGAGCGTGCCTATCAAGATCGTGACAAGCTAAACATCTTAGTTGCTGGTAAGAAAGAGTTACCACAATGGTTAACTCTTGCTGAAGCTCGCCAGCAAGCTAAAGATGGCGTAATGGTTTGGGACTTTGCCTCTGATGAAAATCCAGATGTGGTACTCGTTGGCTGTGGCGACTACGTCACTCAAGAAGCAATGGCTTCACTCGTGCTGATTAGAGAACTACTACCGAAAGTGCGTATCCGTTTTGTCAGCGTAACCGAGTTGACTAGTAGCGGTCTAGGTAGCTTAGAATTCCAAAGTAAGCCATGGTTAATGGATGAGGTGTTCACTGCTGATAAAGGCGTGGTATTTAACTATCACGGCTATCCAAATACGATTAAGAAACTCGTGTTTGATTACAAAGGCAGCCACAGATTCCGTATCAAAGGTTACGAAGAGGAAGGTTCTACTACGACTCCATTTGATATGGGTGTTCGTAACGGCACTTCTCGCTACCACCTTGTTATCGATATGGCATACAAGCTATTCCAACAAGGCGTTATCGATGAAACTCAGCATGTAGGTATCACAACAGATATGCTACAACGCTTAGTCGACCACCGTAATTACATCAAGGCGAATGGCGTTGACCCAAGCAACATCGAAAACTGGGTTTGGACTCGTTAA
- a CDS encoding OmpA family protein, translating to MMNNTLKAILLTSMLPFAANAAQELSPWYVGGGLGLNNYEPNCDQKTMKVCGEDEPYAWDVFGGYLFNDYFGVELGYRDLGRAEWVDYSNKLNDVGARGMTLGLVGFWPIADKWSLSAEAGAMNYLLSNNKQWGSEYYSDSGVAPYIGAGIGYNFTENLKLQAKYRRYENLDEDKWNTLEMESNYYGLELSYRFGSSAPAVVPAPVTATPLDTDNDGVDDDMDKCADTPANHQVDSSGCSIYKEVTEKRDVGSILFANNSSVVKSESYERIEKLANYMNQNPRSTVAISGHASNVGNPNYNMALSERRAAAVADILVNKYGISQDRVTSKGYGVTQPVIEGSSAEANKANRRIEAHVTGVRKEALIK from the coding sequence ATGATGAACAATACATTGAAAGCTATTCTGCTTACTTCAATGCTTCCATTTGCAGCTAATGCAGCTCAAGAACTCAGCCCTTGGTATGTCGGTGGTGGTTTAGGTTTAAATAATTATGAACCTAATTGCGACCAAAAAACCATGAAGGTCTGTGGTGAAGACGAACCTTATGCCTGGGACGTTTTTGGTGGTTACCTATTTAACGACTACTTCGGTGTTGAGCTAGGCTATCGCGATCTAGGTCGTGCCGAATGGGTAGACTACTCAAATAAACTCAACGATGTTGGCGCACGCGGCATGACATTAGGTCTCGTCGGTTTCTGGCCAATTGCTGATAAGTGGAGCCTATCGGCAGAAGCTGGGGCAATGAACTACCTACTCTCAAACAACAAGCAGTGGGGCAGCGAGTATTACAGTGACAGTGGCGTCGCACCATATATTGGCGCAGGTATTGGTTATAACTTTACTGAAAACCTCAAGCTACAAGCTAAGTATCGCCGTTATGAAAACTTAGATGAAGACAAGTGGAATACCCTTGAAATGGAGAGTAACTACTATGGCCTAGAGTTAAGTTATCGTTTCGGTAGCTCAGCGCCAGCAGTAGTCCCAGCGCCAGTCACTGCAACGCCACTCGATACTGATAATGATGGCGTTGATGATGACATGGATAAGTGTGCAGACACTCCAGCAAACCATCAAGTAGATTCAAGCGGTTGTAGCATTTACAAAGAAGTGACAGAGAAACGTGATGTCGGTTCTATTCTGTTTGCCAATAACTCATCTGTTGTTAAAAGTGAATCATACGAGCGTATAGAGAAACTAGCTAACTACATGAACCAAAACCCACGTTCGACTGTCGCCATTTCAGGCCACGCTTCTAACGTAGGTAACCCTAATTACAACATGGCACTATCAGAACGTCGCGCTGCCGCTGTGGCCGATATTTTGGTAAATAAATATGGCATCAGCCAAGATCGAGTGACTTCTAAAGGTTACGGTGTAACACAACCCGTCATCGAAGGTAGTTCAGCCGAAGCTAATAAAGCTAACCGTCGTATAGAAGCGCATGTTACAGGTGTTCGCAAAGAAGCTTTAATTAAGTAG